One part of the Natrinema salinisoli genome encodes these proteins:
- a CDS encoding LamB/YcsF family protein: MTAIDINCDMGESFGNWTMGRDAEVMPYITSANIAGGYHAGDPHVMRETVTLAAEYDVGIGIHPGLPDKMGFGRRSMDATPEEVRDYVVYQLGALMAFANRHGASVQHVKPHGAMYSMLSESEAHCRAVMEALLEVDPSLVYLATDMNIYEVAQEYDELDAVFEGYVDLDYNPDRTLIVEKEVEPKDPDLVADRVISIATRGEVEAVDGTVIDVPASSICIHGDGPNSVELLETIHERLEAEGIELARLDELV; this comes from the coding sequence ATGACTGCAATCGATATCAACTGCGATATGGGCGAGAGCTTCGGCAACTGGACCATGGGGCGCGACGCCGAGGTGATGCCGTATATCACCTCTGCGAACATCGCTGGCGGCTATCACGCAGGTGATCCACACGTTATGCGTGAAACCGTCACGCTCGCTGCGGAATACGATGTCGGGATCGGTATCCATCCCGGCCTCCCAGACAAGATGGGGTTCGGTCGCCGGTCGATGGACGCGACGCCCGAGGAAGTGCGCGACTACGTCGTCTACCAGTTGGGTGCGCTGATGGCATTCGCGAATCGTCACGGAGCGAGCGTCCAGCACGTCAAACCTCACGGTGCGATGTACTCGATGCTCTCCGAGAGTGAAGCTCACTGCCGTGCCGTCATGGAAGCTCTTCTCGAGGTCGATCCTAGTCTCGTCTATTTGGCAACCGATATGAACATCTACGAGGTCGCCCAGGAGTACGACGAGTTAGACGCCGTCTTCGAAGGGTACGTCGACCTCGACTACAACCCCGACCGCACGCTGATCGTCGAGAAAGAAGTTGAACCGAAAGATCCGGACTTGGTCGCAGATCGGGTCATTTCCATCGCGACACGGGGCGAAGTCGAGGCTGTCGACGGAACAGTAATCGACGTTCCCGCGTCGTCGATCTGTATCCACGGTGACGGGCCGAACTCGGTTGAACTACTCGAGACGATCCACGAACGACTCGAGGCCGAAGGGATCGAACTAGCTCGCCTCGACGAATTGGTGTGA
- a CDS encoding PAS domain S-box protein — protein MSPNSPSTINASVLSSSRTIDILHIEDDQRFADLVATFLERERESFAIHTETDPQDALTTLRDSATQFDCIVSDYDMPKLNGLEVLQHVREGNPDLPFILFTGKGSEEIASEAITAGVTEYLQKGGGTEQYQVLANRIQNAVERYWAERYLDRGLKAIETAHDGIAILSEDGYIEYLNSTYAELLGYERDELIGIHWETLYRDEDIDDIYDVLLPAARDGRWHGHTSFVRKNRTVIKLEHTLSYTDDGSLICTLSNPTTDESTESELSVRERAMNEASVGITLTNPHAEDNPIIYANDEFTALTGYERDEVLGRNCRFLQGEQTSEEPVAELRDAVENRETVTVELRNYRADGTEFWNRIRIAPLFDDNGDIEYFVGFQDDVTEKKTQETQLRSQTARLEALFEHSPDMIAIHDANGIICDVNQRMCTELGYTEDEVIGKPVWELDTSSDPDRARSFWEGLPTNTPQRFEGELKRKDGTTVSVEVHLIRLDLDGKDRFVAMDRDITEQKKQQEELVDQNERLDRFTSIVSHDLRNPIQLAQGRLDLLQEECDSTHIADIEHALDRMDSLTKDLLTLARVGDDAIEIEQVAVDGILQECWDTVATKDATLAVETDRIVAADRDQLKQLFENLFRNAIEHAGESVTVTVGETADGFYVEDDGPGIPESAYDEIFEAGYTTVENGTGFGLNIVSRVVDAHDWTIAITERSEGGARFEINT, from the coding sequence ATGAGCCCGAACTCACCTTCTACCATCAATGCGTCCGTATTATCTAGTTCGAGGACCATCGATATCCTTCATATCGAAGACGATCAGAGGTTTGCGGATCTTGTTGCTACGTTCCTCGAACGTGAACGCGAGAGCTTTGCTATACATACTGAGACAGATCCTCAGGACGCGCTCACCACGCTCCGAGACAGTGCCACCCAGTTTGACTGCATCGTCAGCGACTACGACATGCCCAAATTGAACGGTCTTGAGGTCCTCCAACACGTCCGAGAAGGAAATCCCGATCTTCCGTTTATCCTCTTCACTGGGAAAGGGTCTGAAGAGATTGCGAGTGAAGCGATCACTGCGGGCGTCACGGAGTACCTGCAAAAGGGCGGTGGCACCGAACAGTACCAGGTACTCGCTAACCGCATCCAGAACGCTGTCGAACGCTACTGGGCCGAACGATACCTTGACCGCGGACTCAAAGCTATCGAAACCGCTCATGACGGGATTGCCATCCTAAGCGAAGATGGTTACATCGAGTACCTGAACTCAACGTACGCCGAGTTACTCGGGTACGAACGTGACGAACTCATTGGAATTCACTGGGAGACGCTCTACCGTGATGAAGACATTGATGATATCTATGATGTGTTGCTACCTGCTGCTAGGGACGGTCGCTGGCACGGCCATACGTCGTTCGTCCGGAAGAATAGAACTGTGATCAAGCTTGAACACACCCTCTCGTACACAGACGACGGCTCACTCATCTGTACGCTCTCGAATCCGACCACTGACGAGTCCACCGAATCGGAACTGTCAGTGCGAGAACGAGCGATGAACGAAGCATCTGTCGGCATCACCCTCACCAACCCTCATGCCGAGGATAACCCGATCATCTACGCGAACGACGAGTTCACCGCTCTCACCGGCTACGAGAGGGATGAGGTACTCGGGCGGAACTGCCGGTTCCTCCAGGGCGAGCAAACAAGCGAAGAACCAGTGGCCGAACTTCGGGACGCAGTCGAGAACAGGGAGACTGTCACTGTCGAACTTCGGAACTACCGCGCAGACGGCACTGAATTCTGGAACCGAATCCGTATCGCACCACTCTTTGACGACAACGGCGATATCGAGTATTTCGTCGGCTTCCAGGATGACGTGACGGAAAAGAAAACGCAGGAAACGCAGTTACGTTCACAGACTGCACGGCTCGAAGCACTTTTTGAACACTCCCCGGACATGATTGCCATCCACGACGCTAATGGCATCATCTGCGATGTCAACCAACGCATGTGCACGGAACTCGGCTATACGGAAGACGAAGTTATCGGGAAACCCGTCTGGGAGCTCGACACGTCCTCCGACCCGGATCGTGCACGGTCGTTCTGGGAGGGCTTACCGACAAACACTCCACAACGGTTCGAAGGGGAACTCAAACGGAAGGACGGAACGACAGTTTCCGTTGAAGTTCATCTCATCCGTCTCGATCTGGACGGCAAAGACCGGTTCGTGGCGATGGACCGCGACATCACCGAACAAAAGAAACAACAAGAAGAACTTGTCGATCAGAATGAACGTTTAGATCGATTTACGAGTATTGTCAGTCATGATCTCCGGAACCCTATCCAACTCGCACAGGGAAGGCTTGACTTACTCCAAGAAGAGTGTGACAGCACTCACATCGCGGATATCGAGCACGCACTCGATCGAATGGATTCGCTCACTAAAGATTTGCTCACGCTCGCACGAGTCGGTGATGATGCAATAGAGATCGAACAGGTGGCAGTCGATGGAATTCTTCAAGAGTGTTGGGACACTGTGGCAACGAAAGACGCAACGCTCGCTGTCGAAACGGATCGTATAGTTGCGGCTGATCGGGATCAACTCAAGCAATTATTCGAGAATCTATTCCGGAACGCGATTGAACATGCCGGTGAGAGCGTAACAGTGACTGTCGGCGAGACAGCCGACGGATTCTATGTCGAGGATGATGGTCCAGGAATTCCGGAATCAGCGTACGACGAGATTTTTGAAGCCGGATACACGACGGTAGAGAACGGAACTGGATTCGGACTAAACATTGTCTCCCGCGTCGTAGATGCACATGACTGGACGATTGCAATTACGGAGCGATCCGAAGGTGGCGCTCGATTCGAAATTAATACTTAA
- a CDS encoding helix-turn-helix domain-containing protein has product MAKLQETLDDVRSIELDNAFYVEDGTWIESLTVASNTEFDPETVLEEISGVSLFYSSKIPTASEELEIRRLTILANESYPFILSLILRQEAIPNRIVLQNDVFEIVATTRDWDQFRSMADEVQETLGEFELLSVTQNEEPGEPLDSGRLTEVLVSKLTSDQLEVLETAYNHGYFDVPRETSETDLADELGITQSTINERLRTAERTLLELIYGPRE; this is encoded by the coding sequence ATGGCGAAACTCCAGGAGACGTTAGACGACGTCCGGAGTATCGAACTCGACAATGCGTTCTACGTCGAAGACGGCACGTGGATCGAATCGCTGACCGTCGCGTCGAACACCGAATTCGATCCCGAAACGGTCCTCGAAGAGATCTCAGGTGTCTCGCTGTTTTACAGTAGCAAGATCCCGACCGCCTCGGAGGAGCTCGAGATCCGTCGACTCACGATTTTGGCGAACGAGTCGTACCCGTTCATCCTGAGTCTGATTCTCCGCCAGGAAGCGATTCCGAACCGAATCGTCCTCCAGAACGACGTCTTCGAAATCGTGGCGACCACGCGGGACTGGGATCAGTTCCGATCGATGGCCGACGAGGTGCAGGAGACCCTCGGCGAGTTCGAACTGCTGTCTGTCACCCAGAACGAGGAGCCCGGCGAGCCGCTAGATAGCGGACGATTAACGGAGGTGCTCGTCTCGAAACTCACCAGCGACCAGCTCGAAGTTCTCGAGACGGCGTACAATCACGGCTACTTCGACGTTCCCCGGGAAACGTCGGAGACGGACCTCGCGGACGAACTCGGTATTACCCAGTCGACGATCAACGAGCGACTCCGGACCGCCGAGCGAACGTTGCTCGAACTCATTTACGGCCCCCGCGAATGA
- a CDS encoding SLC13 family permease, with protein sequence MGDRFDVRGMSKTELFSWQSLGLLTAAIVLALGVTSSPPAALTLEGQRTLAVFLSALVLWLTRPVPYVVSSILSVTLLFALGAIDSFGAATTGFTSTLVFFLLLLLLLGDATTSVGLDRQLARRLLSANSTPRRALHSVAGSVLALAFVMPSAMARAVTFIPIVKRLAGGLGSDTDGGFESAAFLVLGHVNPIASMALMTGGGMALVTSEIVATSVRPITWVDWAVLMLPPTILLYTLAVLCAGLFALVDEDVTIQTDDTARLETDGDGTARLTRDQRLVGTVLLGAIVSWIVGSFVGFPTVLPAVAAVVVLSIPSVGVITAEDISEVSWGIVFLIGAMLSILDAMEATGAITAVVDGLTGWVPFAALAQWQIVAVLILIAIGIRILFSTASAAIVVVLPIVLEFASVFGINQLFLALTVLLVVGSTTVLPFNTTAVLVSMDRGPLSHRDVASFGLVTMALSVAVATVSWLVYWPLVV encoded by the coding sequence ATGGGAGATCGGTTCGACGTGCGGGGCATGTCGAAGACGGAGCTGTTCTCGTGGCAATCTTTGGGATTGCTCACTGCCGCTATCGTACTCGCGCTCGGTGTGACGAGTTCCCCACCGGCGGCCCTGACTCTCGAGGGACAACGGACGCTGGCGGTGTTCCTCTCTGCGCTCGTGCTGTGGTTGACCCGACCTGTGCCGTACGTCGTCTCGAGTATTCTCAGCGTCACGTTGTTGTTCGCACTGGGAGCCATCGATTCGTTCGGTGCGGCGACGACAGGGTTCACGTCGACGCTCGTGTTCTTTCTGCTCCTGTTGCTGTTGTTGGGCGACGCCACGACGAGTGTCGGTCTTGACCGCCAGCTAGCGAGACGATTACTGTCTGCGAATAGTACGCCGCGCCGTGCGTTACACTCCGTCGCCGGGAGTGTCCTCGCACTGGCGTTCGTGATGCCCTCCGCGATGGCCCGCGCGGTAACGTTCATCCCCATCGTGAAGCGGCTCGCCGGCGGGCTCGGATCTGACACCGACGGCGGGTTCGAGAGCGCGGCGTTTCTCGTTCTCGGTCACGTCAACCCGATCGCGTCGATGGCGTTGATGACCGGCGGGGGAATGGCGCTGGTCACCTCCGAAATCGTCGCGACTTCGGTGCGGCCGATAACGTGGGTCGACTGGGCCGTACTGATGCTTCCGCCGACGATTCTCCTCTATACGCTGGCGGTGCTCTGCGCTGGCCTGTTCGCGTTGGTCGACGAAGACGTGACGATACAGACGGACGATACCGCGCGACTGGAAACGGACGGGGACGGAACGGCACGATTGACTCGGGACCAACGCCTCGTCGGAACGGTTCTTCTCGGGGCTATCGTGAGCTGGATCGTCGGCTCGTTCGTCGGGTTCCCGACCGTGTTGCCGGCCGTCGCCGCGGTTGTCGTACTCTCGATTCCATCCGTGGGGGTCATCACAGCCGAGGACATCTCGGAGGTGAGCTGGGGGATCGTCTTCCTTATCGGTGCAATGTTATCGATTCTGGACGCGATGGAAGCGACGGGCGCGATTACGGCGGTGGTCGACGGCCTCACGGGATGGGTCCCGTTCGCAGCGCTCGCTCAGTGGCAGATCGTCGCGGTACTGATACTCATCGCGATCGGTATTCGAATCTTGTTCTCGACCGCCTCGGCAGCGATCGTGGTCGTACTCCCCATCGTCCTCGAGTTCGCGAGCGTCTTCGGAATCAATCAACTATTCCTCGCGCTCACCGTGTTGCTCGTCGTCGGCTCGACGACGGTTCTTCCCTTCAATACGACGGCGGTACTGGTGTCGATGGACCGAGGGCCGCTGTCGCATCGCGACGTCGCCTCGTTCGGTCTCGTGACGATGGCACTATCCGTCGCCGTCGCCACTGTTTCGTGGCTCGTCTACTGGCCGCTTGTGGTTTGA
- a CDS encoding FAD-dependent oxidoreductase has translation MTLATVPRYNGDQLPESREKAVVSGASIAGLLAGRILADRFTEVTIIERDYLPTEPVVRRGVPQGAHPHALLEAGRATLEDLFPGFGEDLIAAGGVVVDFASDVNFYGEGDFLAHGSTPMETYSATRPLIEQVVREHVSNLDGVHIRSGCQVTDYLLDDTGTAVEGVVLREGSEQTEITADLVVDATGRTSRTPTWLENHGYTPPEVEEVRIDVAYSTTFIERPADDLRTFLVPPSSPHTRGGMAAPVEGNRWVVSVHGVHGDHPPTDSEGLVEFAANLLTPEVRHLLDDHRQVSTDIEYYPFPTNRRYRYGDLDRFPDGLVVIGDAIASFNPIYGQGMSVAALEALELHQALARDGLEDLPPRFFDRAEEVIDMAWLLAAGSDFAFPQTTGPKPFGTDLISWYLTRLIHKAHTDSTLSSAFFRVLTMEQPPTTLLRPRKMWRVFNPISRAP, from the coding sequence ATGACCTTAGCAACCGTTCCGCGGTACAACGGCGATCAACTGCCTGAAAGTCGTGAGAAAGCGGTGGTGAGTGGAGCGAGTATAGCTGGCCTGCTCGCAGGTCGCATTCTAGCTGACAGATTTACTGAAGTCACGATCATCGAACGAGATTACCTTCCAACCGAGCCAGTTGTACGCCGAGGAGTGCCGCAAGGCGCACATCCCCACGCGCTGCTCGAAGCCGGACGGGCAACGTTGGAGGACCTGTTCCCCGGGTTCGGAGAGGATCTCATCGCCGCTGGAGGCGTTGTCGTCGATTTCGCCAGCGATGTGAATTTCTACGGCGAGGGAGACTTCCTCGCCCACGGTTCAACTCCGATGGAGACGTACTCCGCAACTCGACCGTTGATCGAGCAGGTAGTCAGAGAGCATGTTTCCAATCTCGACGGCGTTCACATCCGCTCGGGCTGCCAGGTCACCGACTACCTCCTCGACGATACCGGGACGGCCGTGGAAGGCGTGGTACTCCGTGAAGGTAGTGAGCAGACGGAGATCACCGCGGATCTGGTCGTGGATGCCACTGGCCGGACGAGTCGAACACCGACATGGCTCGAAAACCACGGCTACACGCCGCCGGAGGTCGAGGAGGTGCGCATCGACGTGGCCTACAGCACCACCTTTATCGAGCGACCTGCCGACGACCTGCGCACGTTTCTCGTTCCGCCGTCTTCCCCGCACACACGCGGTGGCATGGCTGCGCCCGTCGAAGGAAACCGCTGGGTGGTGAGCGTACATGGCGTACACGGTGACCATCCCCCGACGGACTCTGAGGGATTGGTGGAGTTCGCAGCAAACCTTCTCACTCCTGAGGTGAGGCACCTCCTCGACGACCATCGACAGGTCTCTACGGACATCGAGTATTACCCGTTCCCGACCAATAGAAGGTACCGCTATGGGGACCTCGACCGATTCCCTGATGGATTGGTCGTTATCGGTGACGCGATTGCGAGCTTCAACCCGATCTACGGGCAGGGTATGTCTGTGGCGGCTCTCGAGGCACTCGAGCTTCATCAGGCCTTGGCTAGGGACGGTCTTGAGGATCTCCCGCCTCGGTTTTTCGATCGGGCCGAAGAGGTCATCGACATGGCGTGGTTGTTGGCGGCAGGCAGTGACTTCGCGTTTCCACAAACGACCGGGCCCAAACCGTTCGGCACTGACCTCATCAGCTGGTATCTCACTCGGTTGATTCACAAAGCTCACACCGATAGCACGCTGTCCAGCGCGTTCTTTCGGGTGCTGACGATGGAACAGCCACCGACCACGCTATTGCGTCCACGGAAAATGTGGCGCGTGTTCAACCCGATTAGCCGAGCACCCTGA